The window CCAAACTTTATGAGGGAAGGATAGTGGTCTATAGAGTTGAGTGCTGCTATGGAGGTAACTTCCTTGTTCTATGCTTCACAgtcagaaataaaagaaaactcaTAGGGAATAATATCCAAAACTAAGGGTTCAGGCAGTGGCCTGTTTTGATCCCTAGTTATGGAAAAAGATCTAGGAGTGGTTGTGGACTTTGCTTTGGAAGAGAAGTAGGTGTAGGAGAACTCTTCTTAGAAGAAAAAATGTTCCGACTCGATATGGAACCTAGGCTACGGAGCCTACCACCTCTGCTTCTACTCCTAACTGGAGCCATTGTAGAAGGGAGTACGTCTACTATAATAGTACGACAAGGATCGGAGGAGGAAGAATGATTTGAAGATAGGGAAGCCATTGTTAAGGAAAAGCAGGAGCACGAAGAGCAAGAGAGAAATTGTTAAGAGGATTCAATGAAAACGAAAGATAGTAGAAGAAGTTTTAAAAGGCGCATGATACGATATTAATAAGGAAAAACTTCATCATGGACCGTTATCACGTAACTGTCACATCAAACTGACACAGCTGCGGAAACCCTAAAAAGTCGTTGCATACTGCAGAGCCAATCACGATAAGACTCGTCTCTCGAGCATTAAATAAAAGAGACATACATTTATGCGCTTCTGAAGCAAATCATAATGATATCGGGTAAAGGCGGCAAGACATTCTCCCCATAAATAAACTCTTAACTTCCCgaatatttaaaaaaaagggggactatctgtattggtgaAAGAATAGACTCGCCACGTGGACCAATGATATGCTAACAGGTGGAATAAAAGTCGAAATGATAAAGGAGAGTGAAGATTAGATGAGGCATGAGTAAAACACTCATGGGATCATCTACGAAGATACCATGCCTGATAgctgaaaaagagaaaataagtgTGGAATGAATAATTAAAGCCACGAAGATGGAAGGTTCATTAATAGTCACGAATATGGAAAGAAATCAGCATAATCCCTGATTATGCGGGATTGATTATTATTACCATAACTGTTACGAATCACCTATGTAACGGGTAATCAATGTAATAAATATTAGTAACATGCAAGAATTAAATAGGGTGAGACAATCACAAATTGTACCCTTATATAAATTCGCTTACCATATCTTGTACCCTCATTGAGAAATTCACGAAGTTATACTATCAATTGgctatatttttactattttctgTTGTTGGAAgattatattttttcttattggAAGAAAACTGCAATTATCAATAagatttcttttccttattctctCAATCTTGCTTTCCATTATTTTCTATTCTTTTATACAAGAAAAGTGAAGTAAAATTAGTTATTAGAAACtcgaaatatttttttatttgctttgaccacaaaaattattttttgattaaaaaaacGTGTTATTCGATAAATATGATTGTAATTCTCgtatttattttttactataaacGTTCAAAACAATGTATGAATATTGATAAGTCATATGAACTTGTGAAGGTACGTAAGTTTTCGCCCCTGGGTAAGGGAAGTCATTTTTTAGAGGAAAACAATAGAACATTTTCTTCCGTTCAAAGTACTATAACACTGGAAAGTTTCCATCATGAAAAAATTTAATGGAATGTTTTCAATGTATTCTTCCTTTAAGTTTTTTGCTCAGGAATCTTTCTGCTTCTGCCTTTCTGGAGCTGATAAACTAATAATTTGGTCTTTTGAATGAATTGGAGATTATCTTTTAATATCGAAATTTTGTTTGGGCTGGAATATTTTACGTTATTTTTTAAGATAAATTTCATTAATCATAACCTCCATTATAGTagaaaatcaatttttatactACTGACTTTATTACTTGAGAATAATTATCTGCAAAGTTGATTTAGAATATCAAAATctatttaaaattacaaaaacaaaaacaaatggccCTCGTAATAATTAGAACGTCCAAATATTTAGGGGGGAGggaatagtcagatttacaactaTTAATTGAAAAAGAGTCACAgcttcaaaagtaatcgaaatttagatattttttcatgtaaaaataaaattcGAACAATAGCACCCTTAAAATCCGGAaatattctagcataatatgttggagttcgaattttttacatgtgagaTTCCAACATAATGTGTTGGAATTTTATAATGTCCTGGAATTTCAATATAATAAGCTGGAAGTTTATACGCtggagctccataatccagcatattatgctagaactttccatgtgctagagttccaacataatatgctagaagtagGACTGCTTATCAggcggattgggcggttaattactcttaacggtttggcttaacggttatcggcttttaaatgtattaatccgctagccacccgataagatatcgggcggattggtatcagtttagctcttatcgggcggtttatcggcctaattcaatctatattgcgtgcattaattgtttgttgaccgcctagcatacaaattcagaatagaaaattacacattgagtccagacatacatgtctgttaacgcctacataagaatgatgtagtgtgtcatGTGGTGTAGAGTGAAAAAAGCAGAACACATTGTAGTCTACATTACATCCCAAAGCAAACTATGATATGATGTAATTAAGGAAAAAGTAGTTCTAATGGATATGCCACTGTAACTCTTGCTAGCTATAACATGGATCATACAAGGATATCAAATTTCATTGAGATAACTATGTGATTGCTTGGGTTTAGATGCAAAGGAACAATTTCAGTAGTTTAGCTCATTAAATATAATGGTATCtaagcttttattaatttattcatAGCACAACGAAGCAAAATTACAATAAATGTGCGGTCCTTCCCTTTGTTTCTTGTTCATTTCTCTTAGAAAGGTAacaatatattaataattaacaCAAAGGTTGTGCTGGAGCCATACTTACAATTTTAAAAAGCAAAGATATGAGCTTGCTCTTCATACTAGGGCACTAAGATGGAGTGATGGAAGCCTGGACGTTGGCGGGATAGAGTACTGCGGGTGGCTGTTGGAGTGCTGGTTAAATTTCTACTGAAGCTGGTTGAATTATGGTCGAATAAAGAGAACCATAATTCTGCCGGTGGCTGCTGGTTGAAGTTTAGGCGTTAGGGttctgattatttaggaattaggcgttagaacttagagatagagtactagaagaagtggaagggtttttgatatttaatatatatatatatatatatatatatatatatatatatatatatatatatcttaagatgtatatatagtatataaatcgaataattcgcccccaaaccgataagccgttaattaaaaaaattcaatccgttccccgtccgttaaaccgttaacccgataccaataagccattaagcttcggtttcggttcgggtttcggtttcggttcggttttaaACACCCCTAGCTAGAAGTATATATGCAAGAGCTTCAtaatccagcataatatgctggaactttctgtgttttagcaaaataatgattattttttattgattttgtaaacgatgactatttttcaattattaatCCAAAAATTGGCTAGTCCGTACTATTTTCACCCTACGGGCTGAAGTAAACTGATCAACCTAAATCAGCCCAATTTGATAAGTCCAGACAAAACCAAAAAGGAGAGACAGGGAAATTCAACCACAAGCTTTTGGATATAAAAACAAGAAAAATTCATCATATGcatgtaaatatatttttctaaTGTTTATACAATATGTCGATATAATTGAGACCGGAAGTAAAGCAATAAAACCAATATAGTGAAAGAAGCATAACATACCACAGCCCAATGCAATCTCATTTATgtacccccaccccacccccaccccccacccaataaaaagaaaaagaaaaaagcatAACAGTTATTTCCTTGAACACATATAAAGCACCCCAATCTCTGTATCGTGAAACATACTAGTAATGATACAATCAATATCTCTTCCGAATACAAAGGGAACAGACAATCTGAAAAACAAATGTGTAATCCAAGAAAATGTCCCTGGCGGAAGATTTCATTACCTAGTAATTACCAGCGGATTGTGCCACTGGCACATTGCCATGTCCACCAAAAGGTTGCCCTCTAAACATTGATAAAGTCTCTAGGAGATGATGCTTTGCTTTCTCAAAATTGATTAATCCCATGAACCAAAAGTCATGACCATCAATGGTGACAATTTGAATGTACCTTTCTGATGGATTTTCTCTCATGACTACAGGGTTGATAGTGCCTATGTTTGCCAATGGTATTGCAACCTATATGCAAGTCGAAAGCACTCGTTAACTGAAGGAACAACATCAGTAGTAGTTTTAACACGCAGTTGTATGTATATCTCCCCTGTgtttagtttttcttctcttattcattTTCATCGCCGATGAGCATCATACATAGATAGTGCGAGAGCCAAGCCAAAAATTTATACAAAGGGATTCGAcaaaataccaaaatgtcataGTTGAGATTCAAACATGAGAGCTAAAGCAACTTTTGAGCCCCTTAACACTATACTAGATTATTCTGTTGTGTTTAGAGGATTCAACagtttatatataataaaaattgaaTCGTTATAGCCCTACTCGCACAGTATATTTTTCGATGAAAGGGATTCAATTAAACCATTTCCCTTTCACCTAACTCTGCCCCAGGGTTAGAACTTTCAAGGAGAACTTAATACAAGTGTACCCTTTTCTGGTGCATTTATAGTAAGAAATATTCAACTCATCAGAAAAAATACATAGTACCCCATAATGTATTGGCATTCAGTGAATCTATAGTCTAAATTTGCACGAGTTAATTACCTTATAGTAGCTCCAAGCTTCCTGTCCAGATGGAGCTCCGAAAGATAAGGGACGATCACTGCAGAAAGCCACTTTAGTAGATGACAGATACAGAGTTCCAGCAACAGGGCCAGTTGTTGTAGATAGGTAACAAGCAAATGTTTTCTTCAACTGCTCATTTGGATCTGTAGCAAAATTCTGCTTGTATAGTGGCTCAAATCCTCCCTCTGTTAAAGCCTTAGCTGTCAATTTAAGCTTTCCACATGCAGCTTCGGACACTGATGGCCCAGTTTTCACTACAACATGAAGAACAGGCTAGATCTATCAAACACTTGTACATATATTTGCCTGGTATAGCTTGGTGAAATAGACAATAATCAAATAGGagtaaataaatatatgtatccCTCGCAGTTTAAGCTTTTCGATGAGGTGATATGACAACATAAGTCTCATCGCCACTTCTTACAGAATAAATTTGCACATGAAAAAGAATCAATCCCGCATTTGAAAAGGATGTGAAGATATAACTGAATGAAGGAAAAGTGCGTCTTCTAAAACTAATTACTTCATTTTACGTGAACCTTTTGACTGGAAACGAAATtgaagaaagaaataaataacaAGATCAATCTCATGGTTTGAATTACATACTTTTGAACCTTAGTACTCGTAACCTGCCATAATAAATATATGACTATAAAAGCTTGTTATTAAGTTAATtcttttcaaatttagaaaaatatcaatttttttaACAGACCGAATAGGAGTAGGAAATAAGAAGGTCATCAACTGAAACGAATGGGGTAATATTTTAGATGAGGcaatcacacaattgaacaaacAGTTAGAACTCACGGTTATGCCAGAGGTTGCGGGCGGTGGTCTCAGCTCTATTACTCCAAGAATTGAGGATATGAACAACAGGATCAAGAGGGTTGTTGCTCGGCCTTTGAACAGGAGAATACAAAAGGTAAGGCTGCGGTTGAAAATCATGGCGGTGGTTCTGATCAGCTCCCCATAAGGCAGCCTTCTGGTTGTCTGGATGTGTAATTGGAACTGCTGGAGGTCCCATAATATGGGTACCCAATTTTGCCCGACCCATATCAGGTGATGGATCTTGTGACCCTGAAGTTGATGAAGGAGCTGCAGTAGGAAATGTTTCGGGGGGTTCTGGTTCTTTAGCTTTAGCTGGTATTTGGTTATTCTCTGCTGTGCTTGTCATAATTGATCGTTGATTATTGTCTGATAAGGTAAAGATTCTGCTGAGAATCTGCTTTAGTAGAATGGAGAATTTTAAGTGGAGAAATGTTAATGGACTGTATTTTTAcataaagaattgaagaagatgaGAAATAGGATATATTCTGTAAATGCCAACGCGTTTTCTTTTGCTTTGTTATGAAGATTATGCTGCAAATTTAAGCAGTTAGCTAGAGAACATCAGCTGAAAGAGACATCAAACAAGTAGAGGTAAGGCTAATTATACTCTAGCTATCTCGTGTTTTCTCTTTTACACGTCCcttagaaaaatattaaatagaaaattttttttactattttattattatttatatcttaaaatataatttatcttcaTTTATTACTTACTCATAATTAAGGTATTTGTAATCTTCAAGAATAATTAATATTAAGGATAAAAtatggaaaaaaaattaattttaaacttttaaaatgacaaataatttgacaccactatttttagaaatcaagACACGGAATGTTATTATGAGAAAGAGGGAGTAGAAGATTATCTCCACAAATATTTTGCAACATACCTTAATTTAGTAACTTTAAATTAGAGGGTGGTCATTTGCGGTTTGCTTACTAATATTATATGTGTTTGGTTGCAATTTCTACCTGTTTTTGCGTGCTAATTAACGAGAAGAAGGAAGGGTCAACTGGTGATCATTGGATTCAAACTGattattcttttatattttctcgGTAGTCTACTCGGTTAAGAAATGGCTCACATTTATTAAATTTCCTATGTTGCCAGTTTGCACTGTATATGTACAAAAAGAATTGCTTGGCTTTCTCGTTGTCTGCCAAGCCATGTACTCATTTTGGCTAGCGTTGACTTTTTTGGTCATAAATAATATTTCAgtatttataaatttttaaatttagtATCCGTAAATATTCATTTGGCTAATAACATTTCTATGCGTTGAACTTCAGTACCTGAATTAGCGCTGAAATATCAAATGCtttatttgaatcatatttcTAGTGAAATACTTTTTTTTGACGATACACGACATTTAAGAATATTAGAAAATTTTTGAGATTTGTACTCGAATAAAGGTGTCTATAATATACTAAAGATGATTTTTGAACTTTGTGGTCTTACAAATGTTATGTCATTCCTATAGGAAATGTCATTAGCGATAAATaggaatattaaaataaaaaacttactaaatatttataaaagTAACATTTCTCTTGAAACGAGGGAATACTCATTTCTCCTCAcagatttttaactttttttatgTGAAATTCTTCTCCATATGGAAATGCAAAAAATATCTTTTTTCGAATTCAACTTATAATAATAGTTCACCCTTTTCAATTTCATTTAAATATTATCCAAGCTCCTACACATGAATGACGCCTATTTACTTCGACATGTTCGACCCTTTTCTTAAGTGGAAGATGAGGCCCAAGTGGTAGGTGGACCTGGATTTCATTACAAATTGCATTGGGGCCTCAAAAATCTTCAAACTGGCTCAACAACGGGAAAAGTATATggtatagccgctctcaaaaaTAATACGgtatatagtatatagtatatagtatatatatatatatatatatatatatatataaaaatattttttaaaatatatttggctagtgaatataattaattttttttgactGACCGTCAATGGGTAACTTACCTAAGTTAAAACATGATATTAGTAAACTAAATTCTCCAAGTTAGAACTTAGACCCTCTTGAAAAGGGAATTTGGCACACCGTGATAACTGCCAACACGTTTTGGCAATATTTTAGCCAAGAATTTGATTTAGCAACTTAAGCCCAAAAAATTAGCATATATGGCCATATTCCCTAAAAAAGGAGAGATAACAGGAGAATGAGAAAATTCTCGTCCTAATTTCATGCCTAAAAATTATCTCTttgcaaaaagtaaaaaaaaaatgagatttcaaaaaaaatttctcTGCTAAAGGGATTCAAAATCATCCACGTGATTCAGTTAGTTGTAAATTGCTATCAACTAGAGTCTTAGTTTTACTGACATTCTAACTCTTGTGTAAATAGTTGTTGTATTTATCTACTTAGATTTGGATTCACTAATCCACTGTATAAATGTACGTAACAAAGGCAATGGAAAATGCATCACTTTCAGCAACTATTTGTGTTCCTTTATGGTATCAAGAGCATCAAAGACTCTAACGAGTAACTGATTCTCGGaacacctttttttttcttcttttcttgtcaAACCAAACCAGTGACAATGCCCTCTTCAGATACTATTGTTGTTGCTACTACTGGTGGCACTGCCCCTCAAGCATATCAACTAATCACCATTAATCTTGCATCCCAACTACCTCTCAAACTCACCAGCAGTCATAATTTCTCGACATGGAAAGCTCAACTTTCCACTCTCCTCGTTGGATATGACCTCATGGGTTATGTAGATGGAACGGAACTGTGTCCTCTACAGTTCCTTACTTCAACAGATGGTTCAAGCAAGCCCAACCCAGCCTACAAAATCTGGACAAGGCAAGATAGCCTTCTTCAACACGCAATCATAGCCAGAGGCGGAGGCAGAATCTGAAGCTTATGAGTTCGGTTTTCCAATTAGTATAAgctactgggttctaaattagtaatttatatatattcaatgaatttcttagGACAAATATATGGATTGAACTAAAGTTATTGGGTTCGGACGAACCCGCAACCTCAaggctagctccgcccctgatCATAGCCTCAGTGGATGGCACAATCGCACCAATGATAGCCAATGTCACCACAGCTGCACTTGCTTGGAAAAGTCTTCACACTACATATGCCAACAAATCCCAGGCTCGAATTTTTGGACTTCGTGAACAGCTATCCGTGCTGCGAAAGAATTCCAAATCTATTGTTGATTTCATGGGTGAAATAAAATCCTTAGCGGATGAACATGCAGCCACTAGATCTCCTTTAACCAGCGAAGAGTTGACGATTAAAGTCCTTAGTGGTTTAGGGCCTGAATTTAAGAAAATTTCAGCAGCCATCCGAGCCTGAGACACACCTATAACCTTTAAAGAACTATATGATAAACTACTTGATCATGAAGTTTTCCTCAAACATGAAGATGCCAAGAAGAAACAACTCACTATCACTGCTCAACTCAATCAGAGAAACTCCTCAAACAATTGACCTCGTAGTAACAACTTCAATACCAATCGCAAATCCTAGTCTACAAATGGACAGTCGAGCAATTAATTCAGACAGCAAAATGGATATAATCCGTGACAATCGAACAATCAACGAGTTCAGTGTCAACTTTGCAATAAATTTGGTCATATAGCTAAAGTTTGCCGCTCAAAATCTCACTTTGCTGCTAAAATGCAAGCTAACTTCGATGCTCGTAACAACATGTAAAATAGTCGGTGGGTGATTAAGTCAGGAGCGTCACACCACATGAGAAATGATCCACATAGCCTCATGTTTGCATCGGATTTTACTGGCACGGACGAGATCATCATTGGTGACGGTAATGGTATTCCTATTTCACATATAGGAAACACTAATCTctcaaatttcaattttaattCCTTTGTGCTTAATAATATCCTGTGTGCACCTCATGTAAGAAAAAATCTTATTTCAGTAGCCAAGTTTTGTAGACAAAATAATTCTTCCATTGAATTCTCTCCATATTCTTTTGTTGTGAAGGATCTGAGAATGGGGGAAGCACTTCTTCAAAGCCAAAATAATGGGGATCTGTACGAACGGTCATCAATTGATCGTGTCGCCGAGCATTCACCACCTTCCACTCAGTTTGCAATATCAACTAGTCATCCACCACTACATTTGTGGCATGCTCGTTTTGGCCATCCTCAACCTCACATCACAAAGTCAATGGTCTCGTTGTTGAACCCTCCAGTGTCTACATCCAAGTCTTTTACTTTTTGTGATCCTTACTTATGTAATAAGAGTCATCGTCTCTCATTTGGAATAAATACTTTGCAAAGTGTTAGACCTCTTGACATTTTGTATTCAGATATGTGGGGACCCTCTCCTATTCGTTCCTTTGATAAGTCTCCCTATTATGTTGTTTTTGTCGACCACTTTACCAAGTATTCTTGGCTTTTCACAATTAAACAAAAATCTGATATCATGGCCATCTTTGATAACTTTAAAAATCAGGTTGAACGATACTTTAATACATCAATTTGTCCTTTCTATAATGATGGTGGTGGCAAATACATTGGCCTACTTTCTTTACTTAGTCGCCTGGGCATTCAACATTTCACCAGCCCACCATACACTCCCTAACATGTTGGGACGGCTGAACGAAAGCATCGTCATATCATAGAGGCGACTCTTACTCTGCTACACCATACATCTGTTTCACTTTTTTTTGGTCACTAGCATGTCAAGCAGCCATATACTTAATCAATTGCATGTCCTCACGGATTCTCAAAAATAAATCATCTTATCAAATATTATTTAACATTGCTCCCAACTACTCGAAACACCGTGTCTTCGGTTGTTTGTGCTATCCATGGCTTAGGCATACACAAGCCACAAGTTAGACAATAAATCAAAATCATGTGCTTTTATGAGGTATGAAAGAATTTCAAGCTGTTACATTTGCTACGAtcctcaaaatcacaaattttACTCTTCTCACCATGTCATTTTTGTAGTTGGTATTCCCCttcaaaaagtaacaaaatagTCTACCTCGTGTCAATCTTACACAACAAGATCCCTGGATAATTCATCCTGCAGAATTTTCTCCACCTACTGGAGAAGTTCAAACTCCTTCCAAAGCTCTCTTATCTGAAGAGATACAAATGGCGCCGACGAACAGAGATTCCCATTACCCTGCCTTGATCAGTTATGAGCCTTCTGTATCACCATCACAGGTAACTACTTcacctttctcttcttctttaccTGCTTCACTCCCtgcacaacccaatccaacactTACTGTTAACATTACTGGAAACTACACCTGCCCATCTCAACCTCAAGACTCAACTCATTCCCAAACTACTTCTTCTCAAATAACCACAACTCCACCATTGTCAACTAACTAGTCTGCTTTATCACCCAACCAAAATTGACCAGTAATATGGTCAatgaataatattttcaaaccaAAAGAGGTCTTTGATTATTTAGCCATAACAGGATCATCTCCTCTTCCATTAGCTCATAGTTCATATCGTCAAGCTTGCCAACATCCTCAATGGCGTAATGTAATGCAAGTAGAGTTTGATGCTCTACAACACAATCAAACTTGGTCCTTGGTACCCCCATCCCCTCATTATAATGTCATAGTATGAAAATGgatcttcaaaatcaaacacaatcCTGATGGCACTATGGAGCGCTATAAAACGCGCCTTGTTGCCAAAAGATATACCCAACGACCAGGCTTTGACTTCGATTCCACATTTAGCCCTGTAGCAAAACATACCATAGTATGTGTTATTATCTCCATTTCTGTCACCTTTGGTTGGCCTATCCACCAGTTAGACATCAATAATGCCTTTTTACAAGGTACTTTGCATGACATTGTTTTTATGTAACAACCTCAAGGCTTTGTGGATTCTCGATTTCCATATCATGTCTGTCTCTTGAAGAAAGCTATTTATGGTCTACGCCAAGCTCCCCGTGCATGGTATTTGGAGCTTCGTTCTTACTTGCTTTTGTCTGGTTTTACTAATGCTCATTCTGATACCTCTTTGTTCATCTATCATTGCGGTGACTCTCTGCTATTTCTTctagtatatgtagatgatattatTATCACAGGTAACTCGAGGTCTGCTGTTCAGTCTATTATTACTAGATTGACCTCTCGGTTTTCTTTTAAAGACTTGGGCAGCCTACACTACTTCTTCGGTGTAGAAGTTACTCCATACAATGGTGGCTTAC is drawn from Nicotiana tabacum cultivar K326 chromosome 9, ASM71507v2, whole genome shotgun sequence and contains these coding sequences:
- the LOC107823763 gene encoding GEM-like protein 5, with the protein product MTSTAENNQIPAKAKEPEPPETFPTAAPSSTSGSQDPSPDMGRAKLGTHIMGPPAVPITHPDNQKAALWGADQNHRHDFQPQPYLLYSPVQRPSNNPLDPVVHILNSWSNRAETTARNLWHNLKTGPSVSEAACGKLKLTAKALTEGGFEPLYKQNFATDPNEQLKKTFACYLSTTTGPVAGTLYLSSTKVAFCSDRPLSFGAPSGQEAWSYYKVAIPLANIGTINPVVMRENPSERYIQIVTIDGHDFWFMGLINFEKAKHHLLETLSMFRGQPFGGHGNVPVAQSAGNY